The Bacillaceae bacterium IKA-2 DNA window AGAAGTCCGAAGCGAGATATCACCATATAAATCTTTCGCTAAGGCCGGACCCTTTAAAAAAATAACAGGAATTTCACTCTCTATAAATAGTTTACTTACATGCTCCATCTTTGCACATAAGTAAAGCATTTGGAACGTATTTTTCTGATACTCTTCAGACAATTCTTGAACGACGAAAGAAGGGATAAATTCTACATCTTTAAGTTTCGGGTATAAAAATGGATAAAGCCGATGGAATTTCGCTAATTTAATGGTTAAATCCCAATTGATATTTCTGAATTGCTCCTCTCGATTCCCTGGAGTGAATTCTTCATTTTGAACCTTTATCAAATCAAGTAAAAGTTTTAATTCTTTTGGTATTCTTTCTACATTTATTGATATGTTATTATCCATTAATTACACCTTCAGCCTTTTATCGATATTTTTTTAGCGAATTTTCCGACAACAGTAAATCTCTTCATACCTTCAAAACCTGTAACGTAGATAGGACCACTACGTAACCAGGCATGGGCGATCATTTTGCCTGATTCATTTCTTGCCATCCCTAAATAAAGTGTACTTTCTATCCGTCTCTTTTCTAACATCTTCAATGCGGCAATAGCTCTAACTAAACAAAGGCTTTCCCAAAAAGTATAATGACTCATTATATTAATAGCTTCTGAAATATCTCGAATTATTTGGTGATCGTCTTCGCTATAACCAATAACAGTTTCTTCCATATGAATTCCTAATTGTGGGCTAATTTCATAAAAAGGTTTACTTTTAAGAAACCGTGCCCATCCTAAGTAAAGAAATGCCTCTAATATCAACCTTCTCTTATTTTGGTTTAAAGAGAAAAAAGTCTTTAACTTCTTTATAATAGCCATAATCTCAACCCTCAATATACTTTTAATATTTGTCTTTACTAATTTGAACCAATCCTTCATCTAATAATGTGCCTAGAAATGAAAGGACTTGCTCCTCACAATCAACTTTTTTAACCTCATACAAATCTACTAATTTAGTAACTATTTCTTTGGCTGATATAGGTTTGTCAATAAGTGACCATATTTCACCACCCAATTCTCCTAAATTATAATACTTTCCGTTTTGAATGCTCAGCATTACTTTCTCACCATCCATGTCACTGACAATGTTCCCTTTGCTTTGTACTATGAAATCTTCTAGTGAAACTGCTTGATTAGTTAACATATCTTATACCTCCTGCATTATCTTACTTAAAATAATATCTGCTAATTCCATAGCAGTGAATCGTGAAGTTGGGCGACGTAATTGAAAAACATTTATACTATTCCCTATCTTTGTAATTGTGTTGAAATGCCATTCCAGTAGGTCAGAAGGACCAAGTAGAAAATTACGATAGGTGTGATGATGAAGAGTCTGTAACTTTTCAATTTTTTGTTTAGGAATAAGAATTATTTTATCCTCTTCAGATTTAACTAGTTCAAATACTCCAGCTAATGGTAGAGTTTCTGTTTCAAATTGCGATTGTACAGGAATAGCAAATTTTGTCTTTCTATCATAAAGAGGTTGATATTGATTGCTCTCTATACCAAATTCATTTAAGCTTTCCTCCCATAGTTTCTGTTGTGGATAAGCTGGTATAACTATTGGAACATTTACTGTTGAGAAAATTATCGGGATTACATCATCACTAAGGAGTTTATACCCTCTGTTTAATAATGCGGAAGCAAGTGTTGATTTTCCAGCACCTGAATAACCTACAAACGCAAAAGCCTTTCCGTTTATTGCGATTGCACTTCCATGTAACGGAAGAATGTTTCTTTGCATTAAAAGTGCCCCCATACATGTACCTAGGATATAAAGACGAATTCGCCCTATATTAGAACCTACCATGGGTGACACTATTATTTTTTTTCCGTCATTGATAGAGAAAATCCCTGTATTTGCGACAGTAAATAAAACACGTTCCTTATTAATGACAAACCTTTGACCTTCCGTAGCTAATTCGTCCCATAGACTAGTTAGATCAGCCAATTCCACTACCACATCTGTGAATGAAGATATTTCCTTAATTTCTGTTAATTCTGGTAATGGGATCTGGCTAGAAAATGTTAATCCAAACGCTCTATAAACATAGGTTTTTATAGTTTCTAGCATAAGTCCTCCAATAATAGTTACTTAGTTTTAAGGTAATGCCCTTATACTAATCAAAGTATAAGGGCAGAAATATCTATTATAATTACAGATTAGCTTTCGTCTCCGCCTTCCTCAGTCCAGTCAGGTTTCCCTTTAGCTAATGGACCTGCTTCTGTCAAGTTGATATCTAGAGCTGTTAAAACTGGTGTTTGCCATTCCTTTTTCATATGTATCACCTCCTCTCAAAGAAAATTCTTGATAAATCGGTAAACTATTAAACTTCTCATTGCTATTGTAAATTCCTCTTCATAAACCATTCCTGCTCTAGGGTCTTCTTCCAACCTTTGGATAGCACTTTTAATTATGGACACATTCATTAGCTCAGCTACAGCAGGATCTATGGCCATTTTATGTAGTTCTTGAATAAATTCTCTCCAAGATCTTACCATTCGTTGTATGACATCTGCCCCCTGAATTCCTCGTTTACGGAGGTTCAAACGTACTGTGTCAGGAAGATAGTTTTTTGTAGCTCTTCTAATTAACGATCGATTCACCCCATTTTGGACATATTGATCGTCAGGTAAAGATAAACAAAACTTAACGACATTAAGGTCATTAGTAGGGTCGCGGTCCCATACTGAGTGCCTTAATGATTGCTTAGTAGCACATGTCCCGCTTATATTTGAATGGTATAAATAACTAAATTGTTTTGTTCTTAATTCCTCCCAGGATTGAGAGGCAAAGTTTAAACCTTGTTCATGCATTCTTTCTAATACTTTATTACTCTTTGCGAAATCATCATTTATTAAATCTGAAGTATAAACAACTACTGGTTTTTTTTGATTTAGGTAAACACGATCTCTTACTAATCTCAATATCCTAGTTTTTTTAGACCCAATATTATTACTATAAGAATTGAACTCTTGGAAAAAACGAATCAATTGCAACTTTTTAAGTAATGTTGCCTGAAAGTCAATTGCACTTCCGTAAGAAACTGTCCAATTTCCTTTACGACCATTTAATAGAACACCACAATCTTGCTTTTGTGCTTCTTTATAGATATCATTTACCCAAAAAGAGTTTACATGAAATTTATATGGCATTTCCATGGTCTCGAGCATTTCATCAATTACACTGAAAGGGTTGCTATCTTCGAAACTATAATACCCATCATTAA harbors:
- a CDS encoding lasso peptide biosynthesis B2 protein, which translates into the protein MAIIKKLKTFFSLNQNKRRLILEAFLYLGWARFLKSKPFYEISPQLGIHMEETVIGYSEDDHQIIRDISEAINIMSHYTFWESLCLVRAIAALKMLEKRRIESTLYLGMARNESGKMIAHAWLRSGPIYVTGFEGMKRFTVVGKFAKKISIKG
- a CDS encoding lasso peptide biosynthesis PqqD family chaperone; amino-acid sequence: MLTNQAVSLEDFIVQSKGNIVSDMDGEKVMLSIQNGKYYNLGELGGEIWSLIDKPISAKEIVTKLVDLYEVKKVDCEEQVLSFLGTLLDEGLVQISKDKY
- a CDS encoding aldolase; this encodes MLETIKTYVYRAFGLTFSSQIPLPELTEIKEISSFTDVVVELADLTSLWDELATEGQRFVINKERVLFTVANTGIFSINDGKKIIVSPMVGSNIGRIRLYILGTCMGALLMQRNILPLHGSAIAINGKAFAFVGYSGAGKSTLASALLNRGYKLLSDDVIPIIFSTVNVPIVIPAYPQQKLWEESLNEFGIESNQYQPLYDRKTKFAIPVQSQFETETLPLAGVFELVKSEEDKIILIPKQKIEKLQTLHHHTYRNFLLGPSDLLEWHFNTITKIGNSINVFQLRRPTSRFTAMELADIILSKIMQEV
- a CDS encoding paeninodin family lasso peptide, encoding MKKEWQTPVLTALDINLTEAGPLAKGKPDWTEEGGDES